A section of the Paenibacillus odorifer genome encodes:
- a CDS encoding alpha-mannosidase, protein MERIKRFIRELSEQQWLEVEELRDWEIMSSVYQLPGQYDKLQPYKDGSNYDLFPSVQGTTYFFRRTLEIPANWLPGHIGLIFASGGEGLLRVNGESRQGLDRNHTFVTLTGDPSGRPLELEIELFDPVPEPVDPLNQQAVIQPPIRLIHSQLVLVNRPVQSLMYTAVVIRDSAILLPEQDQRRNRMLEALYVAMDEFVGLTTQEIRDGGEITRIEQKLRGRVGEIGGHAEGTIHMVGQSHIDIAWLWPARETVRKTSRTFSTVNALMDEYPDYQYAQSQPLLFEYLKDNDPVLYEKVKTRIREGRWELVGGMWIEPDLNIPSGESLMRQMLYGQRFYLKEFGRTSQIEWLPDTFGYCASLPQILQHGGIKYFMTTKLGWNDTNVFPYDLFHWVGIDGTPMLSYLNHGVNENTLPKDVHEHYQSFREKDKHNEQMLLYGHGDGGGGVTREMLEYIQRAELMVGQPESKYSNAADFFAGITHSQPQLPQWRGDLYLELHRGTYTTHGRNKRNNRKAEVLYREAELWQTLASPQLDTEQRAVVAGQLHQGWKLILLNQFHDIIPGSAITEAYETSEKEYAEVFELGRVALQPGLAALAGNINTSGEGTPYIVFNSLGWTRDAVVELALSEEGAACGNFAVYGEDNVLLEADVLTEEAAVSGVSVLVPEIPAFGYKTIWIRDLSQNTSDESHAESAAAEHNQTAVGAVPFGDRWETDYYRSTFNERGEITSLFDKKGNREIVKSGEPANRFHFFHDRPTLWDAWDIDNRYEAQPAGEAELIEKAVIRTGALQDILRFRWKLGQSEITQDMILHHHNPRIDFQTHVSWNEAHKLLKVGFPIDVVADKATYEIPFGALERPTHRNTSWEQAQYEVCGHRFADVSERGYGVSLLNDCKYGYDIQGSTIRLSLLRAPKWPDATADLGEHDFTYSLYPHRGDWREAHTVRRAAELNHELYTFAASSTQGQLPPTGSFIGFSGEHVVLDTIKPSEDGQGTVLRFYESSGGRERVQLKWQHPVQSVYLSNALEEQLELIEHTAGGELELHFAPYEIKTIYIRS, encoded by the coding sequence GATTCCGGCTAACTGGCTGCCGGGCCACATCGGACTGATTTTTGCTTCAGGTGGGGAAGGGCTGCTGCGGGTGAACGGTGAATCGCGGCAAGGACTCGACCGCAATCATACCTTTGTGACCCTGACAGGCGATCCTTCTGGCCGTCCGTTGGAACTGGAAATCGAACTCTTCGATCCGGTCCCCGAGCCGGTGGACCCATTAAATCAACAGGCGGTGATCCAGCCGCCGATTCGGCTGATCCACAGCCAGCTGGTGCTGGTGAACAGACCTGTGCAGAGTCTAATGTACACGGCAGTAGTGATTCGCGATTCGGCAATTCTGCTGCCTGAGCAGGACCAGCGCCGTAACCGGATGCTGGAAGCTTTGTATGTGGCGATGGATGAATTCGTTGGCCTTACCACGCAGGAGATCCGCGATGGTGGTGAGATTACGCGAATCGAGCAGAAGCTGCGGGGCAGAGTCGGGGAGATCGGCGGTCATGCCGAAGGAACAATCCACATGGTGGGCCAGTCCCATATCGATATTGCTTGGCTGTGGCCTGCGCGCGAGACCGTGCGCAAGACTAGCCGGACGTTCTCGACGGTGAATGCCCTGATGGACGAATATCCTGACTATCAATATGCGCAGAGCCAGCCGCTGCTGTTCGAATATTTGAAAGACAATGACCCGGTACTCTATGAGAAGGTCAAGACGCGCATCCGTGAAGGACGCTGGGAACTGGTCGGTGGAATGTGGATCGAACCGGATCTGAACATTCCGAGCGGAGAATCGCTGATGCGGCAAATGCTGTATGGCCAACGCTTTTATCTGAAAGAGTTCGGGCGCACCTCGCAGATTGAGTGGCTGCCGGATACCTTCGGCTACTGCGCCTCTCTGCCGCAGATTCTGCAGCATGGTGGAATCAAATATTTTATGACCACCAAGCTGGGCTGGAATGACACTAATGTCTTCCCTTACGATCTGTTCCATTGGGTCGGCATTGACGGCACACCAATGTTGTCTTATCTGAATCACGGGGTTAATGAGAATACGCTGCCCAAAGATGTGCATGAACACTATCAGTCCTTCCGCGAAAAAGATAAACATAACGAGCAGATGCTGCTCTATGGGCATGGTGACGGCGGCGGCGGGGTCACGCGCGAGATGCTGGAATATATCCAGCGTGCCGAGCTAATGGTCGGCCAGCCGGAAAGCAAATACAGTAATGCCGCGGATTTTTTCGCGGGCATTACGCACAGTCAGCCGCAGCTGCCGCAGTGGCGGGGCGATCTGTATCTGGAGCTGCACCGCGGCACCTACACTACGCACGGCCGCAACAAGCGGAACAACCGCAAGGCGGAAGTGTTGTACCGTGAAGCGGAGCTGTGGCAGACACTAGCTTCGCCGCAGCTGGACACAGAGCAACGTGCCGTAGTTGCCGGGCAGCTGCATCAGGGCTGGAAGCTGATTTTGTTGAACCAGTTCCATGATATTATTCCGGGCTCGGCGATTACCGAAGCTTACGAGACCTCGGAGAAGGAATACGCAGAGGTGTTTGAGCTTGGTCGTGTTGCGCTTCAGCCGGGGCTTGCGGCATTGGCGGGGAACATTAACACATCAGGCGAGGGCACACCTTACATTGTTTTTAATAGTTTGGGTTGGACGCGTGATGCCGTGGTCGAACTTGCTCTCAGCGAAGAAGGAGCCGCCTGCGGAAACTTTGCGGTGTATGGCGAGGATAACGTACTGCTGGAAGCAGATGTCCTGACGGAGGAGGCAGCAGTTTCTGGTGTCTCGGTTCTCGTTCCGGAGATTCCAGCCTTTGGCTACAAAACGATCTGGATTCGTGATCTGTCTCAGAACACATCCGATGAAAGTCATGCAGAATCTGCCGCTGCTGAACATAATCAAACAGCTGTAGGAGCTGTTCCCTTCGGCGACCGTTGGGAGACGGACTATTATCGTAGTACCTTTAACGAGCGGGGAGAAATCACCAGTCTTTTTGATAAAAAAGGAAACCGGGAGATCGTAAAATCCGGTGAGCCGGCGAATCGCTTCCACTTTTTCCACGACCGTCCTACGCTTTGGGATGCCTGGGACATTGACAACCGTTATGAAGCCCAACCCGCCGGGGAGGCTGAACTTATAGAAAAGGCAGTGATCCGCACTGGTGCGTTGCAGGATATTTTGCGCTTCCGCTGGAAGCTGGGCCAATCCGAGATTACTCAGGATATGATTCTACATCACCATAATCCCCGGATTGATTTCCAGACGCATGTAAGCTGGAACGAAGCCCATAAGCTGCTTAAGGTAGGGTTTCCGATTGATGTTGTGGCGGATAAAGCGACTTACGAGATACCTTTTGGTGCGCTGGAACGTCCGACCCACCGCAACACCAGCTGGGAGCAGGCGCAATATGAGGTTTGCGGGCACCGTTTTGCCGATGTATCCGAACGTGGATATGGTGTCAGTCTGCTGAATGATTGCAAATACGGCTATGACATCCAAGGCAGCACCATTCGTTTGTCGCTCCTGCGCGCGCCGAAATGGCCGGATGCTACTGCGGATCTCGGCGAGCATGACTTCACCTATTCGCTATATCCGCACCGTGGGGATTGGCGGGAGGCTCATACTGTTCGCCGTGCAGCAGAGCTAAATCATGAGCTGTATACTTTTGCCGCTTCATCAACACAGGGGCAGTTGCCGCCAACGGGCTCATTTATCGGATTCTCCGGTGAGCATGTGGTGCTGGATACGATCAAGCCATCCGAGGATGGGCAGGGGACTGTTCTGCGTTTCTACGAATCCTCGGGAGGCCGCGAGCGGGTTCAGCTCAAATGGCAGCATCCGGTTCAGAGCGTCTACCTGTCCAATGCTCTGGAAGAGCAGCTGGAACTGATCGAACACACGGCTGGCGGTGAACTGGAACTTCACTTTGCCCCTTACGAGATCAAAACAATCTACATCAGAAGTTAA